TTAAACAGGTCAAAAAATATTATACAAATGAAATTACCTATTATAGCTTATGGAGACCCCGTTTTAAGGAAAGTATGCCAGAGCATTGATGAAAACTATCCGGATTTACAAAAACTGATCAGCAATATGTTTGATACCATGTACGCAGCAAGTGGTGTTGGACTGGCAGCACCTCAGATCGGTCTGCCAATCAGGTTATTTATTGTAGATACAGGTGCGGATGAAGATGGTAAAGAAGGTTTCAAAAGAGTATTTATTAATGCTGTTATTCTGGAAGAAACCGGCGAACCATGGGCTTTTACAGAAGGCTGCCTGAGTATTCCTGAAATCAGAGAGGATGTATTGCGCAAACCAAATGTAAGAGTACAGTACTACGATGAAAACTGGGAATTGCATGAAGAAGCACTATCTGGAATGCCTGCACGTGTTGTACAACACGAATATGATCATATAGAAGGAAAGCTGTTTACAGATACGCTTAGCTTATTACGTAAACGGATGCTAAAATCTAAACTGGACTCTATCTCAAGAGGAGACATACACGCAGACTACAGAATGAAGTTCCCGCAACAACGCAATAAAAAGCGTTAATTGTTATTCATCTGCCTGCTTTTATCTCCACTAAAGATCTGCTGCATTAATTTACCCCAGGCGAAAGGGTTTAATAATGGATTAGTTTGTACCATATTCTTATTCAACGCCCTTTCCTGATCTATACGGAAATTCGTGGAAGAAATCTCTCCAGCATCCCTGGGGAGATATTGAATCTTACCATTAATGGAATGTGAAGACATGTTTTTCCTTGCAATCTCCATATCATCATCTGCAACTTTCATCGCCAGAAAATCTTTCGTAAACTCTTCTACCGTTGCCCATGGATAAATCCGCACTGCCGGCAGGTAAATAATATCTGACTTCATTTTTACCATAGCCGTATACTTTGAGTCTTTAACGTCAGACGGAATCAACACAACCTTATCCGTATATCCAATCGCATTGTAAATCAAGGTATCACCAGGATGAGCTACAAAAGAAAAATATCCTTTATAATTCGCTGCGTAACGCTGATCCTGATTAGTTTTATTGGTTATAGTCACATAAGGGACAACAAAACCACTGTCCCTGTCAGTTATAATCCCGGAAAATTGAATCAGTTTCTTCCCCGAAGGAGTTTGCTGAGCAAACAGTCCTGTAGTAAAAAAAATGAAAACTACCGCAAAAATGTATTTCATCGTACAAAAATAACTGTATTTCTTACAGTGACTAGTTAAATTTTGTTAAATGGTTTAAACCGACTCAGTCAGGTTAATTGCTTCAACGGCAGTAATTTGTGGTACCGCTTTCATAATAGCCTGCTCAATGCCGGCTTTCATGGTCATAAAGCTCATTTTACAAGACCCACAGTTTCCCAATAATTTCAGTTTAACGACATTATCCGGTGTAATTTCTTCTATAGCAACATCTCCGCCATCTGCCTTAAGATAAGGACGAATGGTTTCTAATGCTTGCTCTACTTGTTCTCTTAAATCCATGATATATTTTAAAATATAAATTTACTAATTTTTTAGCAATCCGTCCGCAATGCATTGTTAATTGCAATCTGTTGTGCAATTTTTCCTGCCATTTCTGAGAATGCAATAGACGTTTGGCTCTCTTTATTCATTGCAATAGGCGTACCACGATCCCCTCCTTCTGTAATCCCCTGAACCAAAGGTATTTCACCAAGAAAAGGAACGTCAAAAGAGGCTGCCAGCTCTTTTCCTCCATCTTTACCAAAGATATAATACTTGTTCTCAGGTAATTCCTCCGGAGTAAAATAAGCCATATTTTCAATTACCCCCAATACAGGAATATTAATACCTGGCATTCTGAACATCGCCAGACCTTTTCTTGTATCTGCTAAAGCTACCTGTTGTGGTGTAGTTACAATTACTGCTCCTGCAATAGGAAAACTTTGTGTAATAGTAATATGTATGTCACCAGTTCCCGGAGGAAGGTCCACAATCAGGTAATCCAGCTCTCCCCAGTCAGCATCATTGAACAATTGTTTGATTGCATTGGAGGCCATAGGACCACGCCATGGGACAGGTTGATCAGGATCGGCAAAAAAGCCTAAAGACAATAGTTTTATACCATATTTTTCTATGGGCAGTATAAGCGTTTTTCCTTCAGCTGTTTCCCTTGCACTAGGTTTAGCTCCAAGAAGATCAAACATAGTTGGTACTGAAGGGCCATAAATATCGGCATCAATTAAACCTACTTTTGCTCCATCTGCAGCTAAAGTAACAGCAAGATTACTTGCTACTGTTGATTTACCAACTCCACC
This portion of the Pedobacter lusitanus genome encodes:
- a CDS encoding NifU family protein is translated as MDLREQVEQALETIRPYLKADGGDVAIEEITPDNVVKLKLLGNCGSCKMSFMTMKAGIEQAIMKAVPQITAVEAINLTESV
- a CDS encoding Mrp/NBP35 family ATP-binding protein, whose product is MKISNEQVLAALRNVEDPDLKKDLVTLNMIKELSIEDKKINFTLELTTPACPMKDMLKNACLNAIRHFVDKEAEINIKITSRVTKPNDTTQLKDIKNIILVSSGKGGVGKSTVASNLAVTLAADGAKVGLIDADIYGPSVPTMFDLLGAKPSARETAEGKTLILPIEKYGIKLLSLGFFADPDQPVPWRGPMASNAIKQLFNDADWGELDYLIVDLPPGTGDIHITITQSFPIAGAVIVTTPQQVALADTRKGLAMFRMPGINIPVLGVIENMAYFTPEELPENKYYIFGKDGGKELAASFDVPFLGEIPLVQGITEGGDRGTPIAMNKESQTSIAFSEMAGKIAQQIAINNALRTDC
- the def gene encoding peptide deformylase, producing the protein MKLPIIAYGDPVLRKVCQSIDENYPDLQKLISNMFDTMYAASGVGLAAPQIGLPIRLFIVDTGADEDGKEGFKRVFINAVILEETGEPWAFTEGCLSIPEIREDVLRKPNVRVQYYDENWELHEEALSGMPARVVQHEYDHIEGKLFTDTLSLLRKRMLKSKLDSISRGDIHADYRMKFPQQRNKKR